The following DNA comes from Fusarium fujikuroi IMI 58289 draft genome, chromosome FFUJ_chr03.
TCATCAAGCTATGTGAGAGGATCAACAAACGCTATAACAAAAATCCCGAGATCATGGGCGTAAATCCCTTCCAGATCTTGGTCGAAGAGGTATTCCCTCGGTTCGAAGAGGATGCAAACGCCATCATTGAGTCCATTTTGGAGATGGCCCAAGAGACTGGCACCGAACTCGACATACAGGATGGCTTCGAACTGTACAGAGAGCTGGTTGCAATCCGCCGCATCCACAACGATTCTCTACCTGATCGGCCATTTGCTTTCAACGTCGAGGATCTTTTGGTCGATTTCGTGTGGCGATGGGTTCGTGCCGCCGAAAGCAGAGTCGAGGAGTACGTTGAGCAGGCAGTCAAGCAGGATCAGTTCCAAGTACGCACTGAGAACCCGGAGGATATACCACGAGATTCGGAGAGGCACAGTGTTTCTATCATTGACATATTTATGTTATTCAACCAGACCCTTGACACGGTCTTTAACCTCAACTGGGGCAACGATGAACATCACGCCAGATTCATGACATCCCTCTCCAAGGCATTTGCCGCAGGTATTGGCAAATACTGCGAACTTGTTGATCAAAAATTCGCGAAAGAGATGGACCGTCCTTCAGCTGAAGAGTTGGCGGCACAGACCCAGACTACTCAAGAGAAATGGATGAGATATGCCAAGGATGCCTGGAACAATAAAGATCGTGTTGAACCTTTCCAATTTTACTCAGAGGTAAACACTCGGTATGAGATGTTCTTTATGAATACTGCTAACGCTTACAGTCCTTTGTCAAACTGAACAATATCGAATATGCCATGCAGGAGCTTGACAAGTTGGAACGGACTATGGATCCCGATGCTTGTGCTGCACTGCTGGAAAGAATCGACGGACCCAAGAAAAAGACCCGTCGACCTAACAAGTACACCTTCACGATCAAAGTAGTTGAGGCCGAGGATCTCAAGGCGTGTGATGCCAACGGCTACAGTGATCCTTATGTGGTATTTGGTGACGAATATCAGAAGAGGCTGCACAAAACACGGATCATTCAGAGGAGTCTTAACCCGCGTTGGGACGAAACCTTCGATATCACAGTTCAGGGCCCAGTCAACATGATCGCAACTATTTGGGACTATGACACTTTCGGTGACCACGACTATGTTGGACGCACATCGCTCAAACTCGATCCTGTTCATTTCAGTGACTATTTGCCTCGCGAGTTCTGGTTGGACCTAGACTCACAAGGTAGACTACTTATAAGAGTTAGCATGGAGGGGGAGAGAGACGATATTCAGTTTCATTTCGGAAAGGCCTTTCGTCATTTGAAGCGCACTGAGAGAGATATGGTCCGCAAGGTCACGGATAAGGTAAGGATCCGACTCTTGTACAAACTTGAAATGGAAACACATCACTAACATTGAACAGCTCACTTCTCAGATCAATCACACCTTGTCTTTGGAGACTCTGAGACACCTGCTCGGCACTGGCGGTATTGGCGCGTCGGTAACAAGTCTCTGGAAAAAGCGAGCTTCAACAGTGCCGACTGCAACTCCAGCGCAAGTTGAAGCGGCTCTTGCACCCCTGTTTGCATACTTTGACGAGAACTTTGCTATCATGAAACAGACATTGACAAAGGCCACCATGGATGCTGTCATGGCGCGACTCTGGAAGGAGGTCTTGATGGTGATTGAGAACCTCTTAGTGCCACCTCTGTCTGAAAAGCCCTCCCAACAGCGACCCCTTACACGCAAGGAGTTAGACATTGTCTATCATTGGCTGGACTTGCTTTTCCAGTTCTTCAATGCCAGAGACGATTCGGGAGAGCAGCTAGGTGTTCCAGCGGAGACTCTCAAGTCGCCTAAGTGGCACGAACTGGCATCGCTGAACTTCTTCTATTTCGAGGATACTAATAGTCTGATACGCGAGTCGGAAAGAATGGCAGCTGCGACAACAGAACGCGCACGCTTGGCTCTCCAGCAGCAGAACTCACAGAGTAACCGTCTGTCAGCTCCGGCTGCTCTCGGAGCCTCGCTGGGCGGCGCAGGGTCGTTCGCCAGCATGGGTACCATCAGACGTGGCAAGAGTATCATGATGAGTCGTAATTTGGGCACTATGCGaaaggccaaggaggccaagcGCCGCGAAGCGCAGGCGGATCCGAGCGACGATATGATCTTACGCATCCTCCGTATGCGGCCAGAAGCCGCTCACTATCTCAAGGACCGGCATCGTCAGAAGGAGAGACAGGctgccactgctgctgctgcgctgATTGTCAAGAATAGTGTAACGCAAGGTTGGAACTCGTCTGCGGGCCCTGCTTTCGGTGGTAACTTCGGGCGTAACAACTTGCCGAGGCGATAAGGAGTGGTATAACGCAAGAGGGGGGATCATGGGCATAATTCTCAGTGACACAACGGACATCACTGGAGTGGCTTGGGAGGCCTGCGAAGGTTTTTATGATGTAGTTTGGTTTGTATTTTGTTGGTACCTATCTATCCGGCAGGAAGAGAACGCATCAGATACCCATATTCGTGTGTGCAGGAAGTTGCTTAGTTAGTTTATACATGGATGTTTTTGCTCTGAACGGTAACTGTTGGGCTATATAATAAGTGTAGGTGTTGGTTGCAAGGTGAAATCCCAGGGATTTAAGGTGATGGTGCTGTGTGAGACTTGAATGGTTGTCTCAACACAATACTGTTTACTATGAGCAAATCCGTCTATGTAAATGATCCATGTTGAGACTCGGTGCGTCTGAcgcagaagaagcaattgaaAACTCAAGCAAGATAAATGAAATGAACGGTGGCAAGCTCCCAAACCTCGGCTCAACGTCGAGGCCTCACCTTCACTACCTACCCTACATTTGGATACAGCTCACGATGTAGTCGCAGAATAGTGGCTTAACCTGATGCAAGCAAACATGAAATTCAGCCTAATATTGTGAGTACAAACCAATGGCGATCAATGCTTGCTGCCGATCTCCGAGCTGGTTACGATCAGGAGTGGAACGAGATAGAAACATGGTCAATCACAAATCAGCAACGTCCAACTTATTAACCTGTGCTGTCTACCTGTGTCTTTCATCTTGGAGACATGCAAAAAGTAACATGCCATGTGCGACTCGGCCGAGCAAAAGTGGCGCGTAATACACTGTGACCATACCTGCATTGGTTTAATTGAGGGTCAAGTTGTCATGGAGAGGAGGTTTGAGGCAGTTTGGCCGCATCCCACAAAGACGCCTCCCGTACACACGAAGCTGGGGATAGATAGGAGTTCCCTAGCACCCAACCACGAACCAGGGCCGCTTTGTCGAAGATACCGAGATCCAACTAAGATAGTACAGTACATAGTACATAGTAATGGTCCACGTCTTGTCCGCACCGAGCGAAGGCGGATCAAGACTGCAACAAACAGCCTGGAGGCAAAGGGATACGGACAATACTTACAGGGGGCAACCGTTTAAAATGCAAGCTAATACTAGCTCGGTGGCCTGCTGGACCCTGCCCACCGAGAACAACGGCCGTAGAGGTGGGAAAAGTGACAGCATTTTCAGGGTCCTTTTTTTGAGGGTCCAATTCAACTCCACTGATTGAGCCGGCTTGTCCGTCAAAGAGAAGGGCGGAGCACTTGGTCAATCCATTTGTCCATTGTAGATAGAGCCTTCAATGAGGGGcaaaaaggaagaggagaagccaCTCCCACTTTTGTTCTTAGTTATTGACTGACCTCTGTCCTAGTTGGCACGAGTGCGATATGTAATTCGATGGTGTAGTTGTGCGCGGTGCTGCATTGAGCCCCTGCTCGATGAAATTCGGAACGATGATCTCTCATGAACCGACGGTTTCAACAGTGCAGGGCAGCAGGGCAATTGGAATTAGGTAGGGTGTTGTCTGAAGGAAGAGACCAACACATGTCTATGTAGAAACTCCTAGTAAGTATGTACATATCGTATCCAGAAGTATCAATAGGGGGTCTCCTCGCCACCACACTCGAAATCGAATCCGACTTGACTTGTTTGGCAAAAAGCTTACATGGCCAATCATCACAAGAGGCAATTCACCGAGTGGAGATGGGCCGATATTGTTGAGCCCTTGGTTTTGGTTCTAGAAGAAAATGTCATCCAGGCCAAGCCAGTGGCGGGTTCTATGGTTATACGCGCGATTCGACATCGCTTTGAGCGGTCTTGGACTATTCTGGTGGTGATTGGCAGTTGGTTGGCATTCGGGGTACCTCGTTTGGAACGACGACCGAAACTGACAGTGCCGATAATGGCTCAACGGCTTCAGCGTTGTTGGATGAGAGATGAATTTGAGGATATGAGGCAGCTCTTGGTATTCGCGATGAGTACCGGCCAGATTATTTGTGAGCAACCAGCTGTCAAGTGCTGCCGTCTTTTGAAGAGTGCTTTGCTCTTGGCCCTCTAGCCCTCTAGCCCACCATCCCCCATTATCCCATCCCTTCAGGCTTCGTGCAATGTCTCTGACCATCGATCTTGAAATCAAAAGCCGAGTCGTACACGTGCTTCTGTGACTAAATGGATTCGAAACATATCTCACGTGGACTACAAGCCACCAATCTCGAAGGAGGACGGGCCAACCCCACGTACAGTATGTTCAGATGTTCCAGACAGTGACAATGGTCGAGATACCCGTTAGAAAGAGGCTCTCGTGCCCAAACCATACGGTGCGGACTACGCAGCGCCTTGTGAAGATCCTCAACTTGAGGGGCTTTTTGTTCAAGCGGCAACGACGCGAGCAATTGCCAAGCTCGATTTTGATTTGCCTGAGATGGGGCTTCAAAGATGTCGTCCACACAATTAGGAGTTGAATCAAGGGCACCCCTGTCGGTGAATAAGAAACGGACGTGCCGCAGCTGCACCATGACGTGGGTGGCTGACTCGATTTCAACCTCGACCCACCAATTGAGCGACCCCTGAACTCCTGTCGCGATAATGATAATTAGGTACCTACCGACCTTACCTtactgtatgtacatacgtTCATATGTGCAACTGGCCGAAAAACAATTAGATATCATGCCCATTAGATGCTCTCCTACTACATAGTATGTTCTTTCTCGCAAGTGAGTAGTGATGTGTTTAGCCAAGTCTCCTCGCTACGGACGATCTTTGAGAATGCTAGCACAAACTACTAGCCATTCCCAATATCACTGGCACAAAGGCTGTGTCCTAGGAGTGATCATTAGCAGCATGCGCTTTGCGGACTGAGCGACAACACTTGCGCCAGCCTTGTCTGAAACACAAGACACTGTCCATCACAATGCCCGTCTCATGGCGTATGTCATAACCCTGTTACTCGTAATTGGTGGTCCCGGGCTACCAAGCAAACACCACGTTCATAGTACCATACGCGGCGATCGTGGCCTAAGGCCCAGGGCAGCCAGCTGCACAGCTCTCATTTGCAGCCTGCCGGGACCAAGTCAGTCCGGAAACAGTAAGCATCTGTTGAAAACCGCACAGTGCTAAGACACCTGAATCTTCAGATATATGCCTTCAGTTTTCAGACGGTGGTAACTGCAATATTCGCTGAACAGCGAGCATTGTGCCGTAAGCTGAAGATGGAGCAAGCTTATGGTGTGACCCGGAATGTTTACTGCGAGCACCTTTCTAGCGCACTCAGAAGACCGATGGGacaatatatctattaggtGAGTGATCGTGCATGAGAAGTCGGGTCAAGAATTCGGATAAAGATCGCAGTGGAAATACTTATCCTAGTTCATCTTCGGACTAAGCAAGGGGGACCCGTATGTACGAGCCCACGAGGATGTCGCTTATTATTATTGACAGCTCGAGAAGCCCGTTTCAGTACATGACAATGGAGCCGCGTCTAGAGATCGCACTAGATGGATCCATTCGCAAAATCCACCAACACGAGAACACACTCTTTATGCATAGCCGTGACTGCCTAAACTGCTTTCAAGTCAAACAAACATCAATAATACTGAACATATTGGATTGTCCTCAAAGTCCTGGATTGAAAGACACAATCAGAGCAGAACTGCAAGTCTGGTCTCGACGTATGGCTTCTTAGTCTCCAATCCCCACTCAGTGATGGGTAAGTATCATCACTGTGCGAGTATCTAGCATAGTACAACCCCACATCAACGGCCTTGGCCCTTGGCAGCCAGGGCTGGTACTGATGAATACTCGTGACTGTTGGCAGTGGACATCCTTCAAACGGAATGGAGAATGTAGGTACTGTACGGGAGGAGTTCTGGGCAAGATTCCAAGGTGGACCAATATCGAGTTGTTTTTTGCGACATTTCTTTGCCAGCTAATAAGAGTTCAGTTCTTCAACTTCGCCAGTGAGTAGGTAGGCTAATCAATCTCGACTTAGAAGGAATACCAAACTACCTATGTATGTATACTTGACCCAGGCGTCTCAAAATGACTTTGAGTTTGGTCGTAATTAAACCCTTCTGATGAAAGGGTGCACGCCACTCGTAACCGTCTACCGGTATTTGACCGCTCTGCGGGACAACGACAAACCAGTAGAGGGGAAACATAAAACAAATGGGAAATTTGAATACTTCTAAAGCGGCTGTGGCACTGGCATTATATGTACATACACAACAGTGCTTCTTAAGCCGCCCCTTGCTTGCGCGGTTAACCTGCTTTTTACTGGAACGATGGGATGCTGATAAATTTGAGAAGATTGATTGATATGAGACGAGAGAGGGTGTTTGGTTTTGAGGCACAGGTACTATAGCAGTACAGTACTTGACTTGAGTGCTTCCTGGatacttacctacctacctaggagTAGGATCTTATAGAAAGTGACACCCTCCTTCGTTTCCCGTTCAATCATCCATCCGCCATCCAATATCTCAGCCGCCTCTACAGATGTAGTCGTAGTGCCCATAAGACATTAGCGGACAGTAATAATGTCGATCGATTCGTTCGTGCAGCCGCCAGCCTGCATTAGGGGCGGGGAGAGCCTCTGGGCATGCTACCATTGGCTATCAAGCCTCAGATTTCCCC
Coding sequences within:
- a CDS encoding related to C2 domain protein produces the protein MSSESRRSYNPGRRMGSSRDLGRARAASKAQAIVVEHDEARSFALRSAYLHYLLQPKAKRKQYVPAPKQPVRTHTSVGALVQEFTSGSSSSFKLPHNFTSALLERCGGVLRGSERLPGYNDAAVKRSFAEAYTTFSERNFRKTIDKERKLEPLILMFYTSTTKAAQKGAAPDDDSWKLIPDRHLALFVRLIATILRDQGHDRDKTELMSKLSVLEKKLLTNDQNLVGGGSDGAGTTIEVVVPLSYDVKDMPLVQQVVRIFGLSLSEAQAEINENKGVWTEEAALKDLKSYQHRLNSDMPGALRSDDFDLDEAFQEWKKAESPHLSQMMLDILTAKPELAKTSSSNIDKGFSSRPQSTYSEPAFDASMGFDPAINLASLNIGGDSSIRTVEENIYTFVPPDPRAFFKYILKHAMTFDQINSDPDLDYQPLSKQSMDLLTELCVRWRVPQCSRLITLLEVASRNYLDRELLPEELDAVFDFVKTPLPEVKKPPHISNYSTPLSEIDPSRWTVHDFAVYQHTLNTLHETLLRDLYDRMEQCYDTKPPQIGVVQYILDNHIFSDPCFSPRPEAAEEFSQHLSQRLHDQAQEAYRQYMEKEISADRNDWDFANVVKLGKTVIKLCERINKRYNKNPEIMGVNPFQILVEEVFPRFEEDANAIIESILEMAQETGTELDIQDGFELYRELVAIRRIHNDSLPDRPFAFNVEDLLVDFVWRWVRAAESRVEEYVEQAVKQDQFQVRTENPEDIPRDSERHSVSIIDIFMLFNQTLDTVFNLNWGNDEHHARFMTSLSKAFAAGIGKYCELVDQKFAKEMDRPSAEELAAQTQTTQEKWMRYAKDAWNNKDRVEPFQFYSESFVKLNNIEYAMQELDKLERTMDPDACAALLERIDGPKKKTRRPNKYTFTIKVVEAEDLKACDANGYSDPYVVFGDEYQKRLHKTRIIQRSLNPRWDETFDITVQGPVNMIATIWDYDTFGDHDYVGRTSLKLDPVHFSDYLPREFWLDLDSQGRLLIRVSMEGERDDIQFHFGKAFRHLKRTERDMVRKVTDKLTSQINHTLSLETLRHLLGTGGIGASVTSLWKKRASTVPTATPAQVEAALAPLFAYFDENFAIMKQTLTKATMDAVMARLWKEVLMVIENLLVPPLSEKPSQQRPLTRKELDIVYHWLDLLFQFFNARDDSGEQLGVPAETLKSPKWHELASLNFFYFEDTNSLIRESERMAAATTERARLALQQQNSQSNRLSAPAALGASLGGAGSFASMGTIRRGKSIMMSRNLGTMRKAKEAKRREAQADPSDDMILRILRMRPEAAHYLKDRHRQKERQAATAAAALIVKNSVTQGWNSSAGPAFGGNFGRNNLPRR